A region from the Serinibacter arcticus genome encodes:
- a CDS encoding SIMPL domain-containing protein, translating into MVSIAVTGEAGTRIAAERGTVTIRIEASGDDRTVVVDRAVRQHAALVAEAKAFVEAGDATAWEAADVSTGVFEEWIGAGETQERVRRFRAQARVSVRFADFGALGAWSLDVAGREDVAVENVAWALSSGTRASAVDTLRAEAARDATARAAAYAAALGLPTPRLTALWEDGLRPGTGGSSPGFPEPARAMRAMAFDAGGGPTLELQPQDIELAVVLSADLEA; encoded by the coding sequence GTGGTCAGCATCGCCGTCACCGGGGAGGCCGGCACCCGGATCGCCGCCGAGCGCGGCACCGTCACGATCCGCATCGAGGCGAGCGGTGATGACCGCACCGTCGTGGTCGACCGGGCCGTTCGACAGCACGCCGCGCTCGTCGCCGAGGCGAAGGCCTTCGTCGAGGCCGGCGACGCCACCGCGTGGGAGGCCGCCGACGTCTCGACCGGCGTCTTCGAGGAGTGGATCGGCGCCGGGGAGACCCAGGAGCGCGTCCGGCGATTCCGCGCGCAGGCCCGGGTCAGCGTGCGCTTCGCCGACTTCGGGGCGCTCGGCGCCTGGTCGCTGGACGTCGCCGGTCGGGAGGACGTCGCCGTCGAGAACGTCGCCTGGGCGCTGTCCTCCGGCACCCGCGCGAGCGCCGTCGACACCCTGCGGGCCGAGGCCGCCCGGGACGCGACCGCCCGCGCCGCCGCGTACGCCGCCGCCCTCGGCCTGCCGACCCCGCGTCTGACCGCGCTGTGGGAGGACGGGCTCCGGCCGGGCACCGGCGGCAGCTCGCCCGGCTTCCCCGAGCCGGCGCGGGCGATGCGCGCCATGGCGTTCGACGCCGGGGGCGGCCCGACGCTCGAGCTCCAGCCCCAGGACATCGAGCTCGCGGTGGTGCTGTCGGCCGACCTGGAGGCCTGA